In Gemmata palustris, the sequence ATGTTAACAAGTACACGATCCCACGCCTTGAGCAGCATGGGAATCGCATATCACCACCTCCGACGGCTTTCGCTTACAACTTGACAAGATACATCAATCCCCACCAGTGCGAACTGGTGGGGATTTTTGCATTCATACACCACCGCACAACAGATCGAACTCGCACATTCACCACGCTACTGACACCTCCTCCTGGACCGCACCGGCACTTCTCCGCACCCACTGGGGATCGCTCCCTTCCCCCGTTATGACCGCGGCATGAGAGGCACTCATTAGTACGCTGCGGTAGCAACTGTTTGTGAGACCGCCCGTGCCCGCCTGCACGCTCTATGACGCTCTCGCCACGCTCCCGGAGCCGCGCAGTTCGCACGGACTCATCCACCCGTTGCCCGCGGTCATGGGTTTAGTTGTTCTGTCCATGTTCATGGGGTACAAGAGCCTCCAGGGTACGGCTCGGTGTTGTTCGTCCGGTTTCTGCAGCACCACCCTGGCGCGGCAGCGACGCTGGCTTCCCGGTTATTGCAGTCCTGCCGTCGCAGATCGCAGATGCAATTCGGCGCGCGGTTGAGTCCACTAAACCGCACCCGACTGGGTTCGGCACGCTAAACAATAGACCTCATTCACGACAGTAGGGTGGGTGTTCCGCCCCTTTCCCCATGTCCGTTCAGGCGGTCGCTCGTTGGCCGAGCGTGCGGTTGACCAACCCGGCGACGGCCCGGACGCGCATCGCGTGCCCTTGCCGCCGGTACCGCGTCACCGCCCGGAACCGACGCAACCGCCCGATCGCGTACTCCACCACGATCCGGCGCCGGCGGAACGCACGGTTACACTTCCGGTCCGCCGGCGGACCCTCCTTCCCACGCGGCTTGCGGCGCCGCCCCGATCCCGTCGGGTGCGATTCACCGATCCCCACGTAGCCCCGATCGTTGATCCCGCCGACGCCCGTCGGGAGCCGCTTCATCAACCGCGATTTCTGGAGCCGCTCGATGTCGGCCCACGGCCCCGGCACCGAGTCCGATACGTCCAGGATCGCTCCGGGCTCCTGGTCCACGGCCACCGGGCTCTTGAGCGTGTGGGCCTTCTCTTGATCGTGTCCCGCCCGGCCTTCTCCAGCGCGGCCGGCACCGGGTGCGGCTCGCGGTCAAGTCGGAGACCCCGAACAGGAACCCGAGCA encodes:
- a CDS encoding transposase family protein; translation: MDQEPGAILDVSDSVPGPWADIERLQKSRLMKRLPTGVGGINDRGYVGIGESHPTGSGRRRKPRGKEGPPADRKCNRAFRRRRIVVEYAIGRLRRFRAVTRYRRQGHAMRVRAVAGLVNRTLGQRATA